From a region of the Streptomyces sp. NBC_01454 genome:
- a CDS encoding universal stress protein, which produces MGDSVVVGLDGTGNSGPAVRWGAEEAAARGLPLHLLHSWVSQPLNIPIAQEAANKRRYGAEVLGSAEAMALELHPGISVATEEVSEEAVDALVDRSGRAAVMVLGSRGHGAIAGFLLGSVSLHVLGRAICPVVIVREEEGGADQKPEMVVGVQEAGTRGEAVLDFAFAAAEAHHIGVRAVRAWEAPALVDFASATPTPSPEEEELAAGEEKKLADILAPWRAQFPAVHVIEHVQRGRVAAVLLGACSQASLLVVGRRMQRTPMLLGPVVFAVLHHSPCPVAVVPRI; this is translated from the coding sequence ATGGGTGATTCCGTTGTCGTAGGACTGGATGGAACGGGGAACAGTGGGCCCGCAGTGCGCTGGGGCGCCGAGGAGGCAGCAGCCCGGGGCCTCCCGCTTCACCTCTTGCATTCCTGGGTCTCCCAGCCCCTGAACATCCCCATTGCCCAGGAGGCCGCGAACAAGCGGCGTTACGGAGCCGAGGTGCTCGGCTCAGCCGAAGCCATGGCGCTGGAGCTGCATCCGGGGATCTCGGTGGCGACCGAAGAGGTCTCTGAAGAGGCGGTGGACGCCTTGGTGGACCGAAGTGGGCGGGCCGCGGTGATGGTGCTCGGATCACGTGGGCACGGCGCCATCGCCGGTTTCCTGCTCGGCTCCGTCAGCCTGCACGTTCTGGGACGCGCGATATGCCCCGTCGTCATCGTGCGTGAGGAGGAGGGCGGCGCCGACCAGAAGCCCGAGATGGTGGTCGGCGTCCAAGAGGCCGGGACACGGGGGGAGGCAGTGCTGGATTTTGCGTTCGCCGCTGCCGAGGCCCACCACATCGGCGTGCGCGCCGTGCGGGCGTGGGAAGCCCCCGCACTCGTCGATTTTGCATCCGCCACCCCCACCCCGTCACCGGAGGAAGAGGAGCTCGCAGCCGGCGAGGAGAAGAAGCTTGCCGACATCCTGGCACCGTGGAGGGCGCAGTTCCCCGCTGTTCACGTCATCGAACACGTGCAGCGGGGCAGAGTCGCAGCGGTGCTGCTGGGGGCCTGCTCGCAGGCGAGTCTGCTGGTCGTCGGGCGTCGCATGCAGCGCACACCGATGCTTCTCGGCCCCGTCGTCTTCGCGGTTCTGCACCATTCGCCGTGCCCCGTCGCGGTCGTACCGCGGATCTGA
- a CDS encoding CBS domain-containing protein has product MEHRTISELMTKKVASVQLDTSFKDIAQKLADSAVSAVPVLDSLGRPAGIVSEADLLRKAADRSDLSGRTPLPHLEAWERARAEGRTASELMSAPAVCAHPEWTVVEAARLMEVQHLKRLPVVDETDTLLGIVSRSDLLRVFLRKDKAIQEEITREVIGRTARLGAAGVTAEVVQGQVALHGSVESTALIPVLVRMCAGVDGVVAVTEDLKPAMAASPAGSVEGGRARS; this is encoded by the coding sequence ATGGAGCACCGCACGATAAGCGAACTCATGACCAAGAAGGTCGCGAGCGTACAACTCGATACCTCGTTCAAGGACATCGCGCAGAAGCTCGCCGACAGCGCGGTGAGCGCTGTGCCCGTACTCGACAGCCTCGGCAGACCGGCCGGGATCGTCTCGGAGGCCGATCTGCTGCGGAAAGCAGCAGACCGGTCTGATCTCTCCGGAAGGACACCGTTGCCGCACCTCGAGGCGTGGGAACGGGCACGGGCGGAGGGGCGCACCGCCTCCGAACTCATGTCGGCTCCTGCGGTGTGCGCACATCCGGAGTGGACCGTTGTCGAGGCGGCTCGCCTGATGGAGGTGCAACACCTGAAGCGTCTCCCGGTGGTCGATGAGACGGACACCCTGTTGGGCATCGTCAGCCGGAGCGACCTGCTGCGCGTCTTCCTGCGCAAGGACAAGGCGATTCAGGAGGAGATCACGCGGGAGGTCATCGGGCGCACGGCGCGTCTGGGGGCCGCTGGTGTGACCGCTGAGGTCGTGCAGGGGCAGGTGGCACTGCACGGTTCGGTGGAGAGCACCGCCCTCATCCCGGTACTGGTACGCATGTGCGCCGGTGTCGACGGTGTCGTCGCGGTCACCGAGGACCTGAAGCCGGCCATGGCTGCCAGCCCTGCCGGCTCCGTCGAAGGGGGCCGAGCCCGGTCTTGA
- a CDS encoding universal stress protein produces the protein MEPEMITVGLDGSPESLAAAQWAAAEADRRDCVLRLLHAWILLAAEAPDTPPDRDQNAGARRIVRQALEAVRERHPHLQIIEDLVGSEAQPALLRAADESRMVVLGSRALGTWGSYVFGDVSLGVVGRSDGPVVLVRGSGRAQPDGAESAATANGPASRIVVGVSLNGPCEPLLAFAFDAAVSRGLPLQVVHGRPLPVQAYAPWGVDPDTAAEVAKDADGELRDVIGPWRARFPDVPLELTVLMESATRAMVQTAPGAELLAVGRRRHRPFLAPRVGPVAHAAIHHVTCPVAVVPHD, from the coding sequence ATGGAGCCGGAAATGATTACTGTGGGACTCGACGGCTCACCGGAAAGTCTGGCAGCTGCACAGTGGGCAGCCGCCGAAGCCGACCGGCGGGACTGCGTGCTGCGACTTCTGCATGCTTGGATACTGCTCGCCGCCGAAGCGCCGGACACCCCGCCCGATCGTGATCAGAACGCCGGTGCACGGCGGATCGTGCGCCAGGCCCTGGAAGCGGTGCGCGAACGCCATCCGCATCTGCAGATCATCGAGGATCTGGTGGGCTCCGAGGCCCAGCCCGCATTGCTTCGCGCTGCGGACGAGTCGCGGATGGTGGTGCTGGGTTCGCGGGCTCTGGGCACGTGGGGGAGCTATGTGTTCGGCGATGTCAGCCTGGGCGTTGTGGGCCGATCCGACGGGCCGGTCGTCCTCGTACGGGGGAGCGGCCGTGCGCAACCGGACGGTGCCGAGTCCGCGGCTACCGCCAACGGCCCCGCATCACGGATCGTCGTCGGCGTGAGCCTGAACGGACCCTGCGAACCGCTCCTGGCATTTGCTTTCGATGCCGCGGTGAGTCGTGGACTTCCGCTACAGGTCGTTCACGGACGTCCGCTTCCTGTGCAGGCCTACGCGCCCTGGGGCGTGGACCCGGATACCGCGGCGGAAGTCGCCAAGGACGCGGACGGTGAGCTGCGGGACGTCATCGGTCCGTGGCGTGCCCGCTTCCCCGACGTTCCGTTGGAACTGACTGTCCTGATGGAGAGCGCGACCAGGGCCATGGTCCAGACGGCCCCGGGGGCCGAGCTCCTGGCCGTCGGCCGTCGGCGGCACCGACCGTTTCTCGCGCCGCGCGTCGGCCCGGTCGCGCACGCCGCAATCCACCACGTGACCTGCCCCGTGGCCGTGGTCCCCCACGACTGA
- a CDS encoding Crp/Fnr family transcriptional regulator: protein MTTAPLLNVLPPEGRARLMQFAHEVTFPAGTRIFEEGKPADRFWIVRTGSVNLDIQVTGRRPAVIDSLGHGDLLGWSWLLPPYAWRMGAEAFTPVRAYEFDATAVRALCEADPALSLAVTRRVLDVVARRLQATRHRLLDLCGPGVSTMPAPP from the coding sequence ATGACCACCGCACCATTGCTCAATGTGCTGCCACCGGAGGGCCGCGCACGCCTGATGCAATTCGCTCACGAAGTGACCTTCCCGGCAGGGACGCGGATCTTCGAAGAAGGCAAGCCCGCCGACCGGTTCTGGATCGTCCGCACAGGTTCGGTCAATCTCGATATCCAGGTGACAGGCCGACGGCCGGCGGTCATCGACTCGCTGGGGCATGGCGACCTGCTGGGCTGGTCGTGGCTCCTGCCGCCGTACGCCTGGCGGATGGGTGCGGAGGCGTTCACCCCCGTGCGGGCATATGAATTCGACGCGACGGCGGTACGCGCTTTGTGCGAAGCGGATCCGGCCCTCAGCCTGGCTGTGACCCGTCGCGTTCTCGACGTCGTCGCCCGCCGCCTTCAGGCCACGCGGCATCGTCTGCTCGACCTCTGTGGCCCCGGGGTGAGCACCATGCCGGCCCCGCCGTGA
- a CDS encoding STAS/SEC14 domain-containing protein: MLERLKDVPAAVDAVKAVGTVSKSDYERVIEPLVNDARNEGRRIRFLYEFGPEFQSFTPGAGWEDLKIGFSSLRLFEGCAVVSDIGWIRESTRLMSFLMPCPVRVFGNQERDAALRWLSSLPEGPGISHRLLPESQVLVAEIEQPLRAQDFDALALAVDGWLEVHEELAGVVVHAREFPGWENAGSLLRHVRFVRDHHRKVGKVALAADSKLAGLVPHLANHFVHAEVRRFGYNELENAVAWAAAPPDQPPTGAG; encoded by the coding sequence ATGCTTGAGAGGCTCAAGGACGTGCCTGCCGCAGTCGACGCGGTGAAGGCGGTCGGGACCGTATCGAAGAGCGACTACGAGAGGGTGATCGAGCCGCTCGTCAATGATGCGCGCAACGAAGGTCGCCGCATCCGTTTCCTGTATGAGTTCGGCCCGGAGTTTCAGTCGTTCACCCCAGGGGCCGGGTGGGAGGACCTCAAGATCGGGTTTTCCTCCCTGCGGCTGTTCGAGGGCTGCGCGGTCGTCAGCGACATCGGCTGGATCCGTGAGTCGACCCGGCTCATGAGCTTTCTGATGCCCTGCCCGGTGCGCGTGTTCGGCAACCAGGAGCGTGACGCGGCCCTCCGCTGGTTGAGTTCGCTGCCTGAAGGTCCCGGAATTTCCCACCGGCTCCTGCCCGAGAGCCAGGTTCTGGTGGCGGAGATCGAACAGCCCTTGCGCGCACAGGACTTCGATGCCCTCGCGCTGGCCGTCGACGGCTGGCTCGAAGTGCATGAGGAGTTGGCCGGCGTCGTGGTCCATGCGCGAGAGTTTCCCGGCTGGGAGAACGCCGGGAGTCTGCTCCGGCATGTGCGTTTCGTCCGCGACCACCACCGGAAGGTCGGAAAGGTGGCGCTGGCAGCCGACAGCAAGCTCGCCGGTTTGGTACCTCATCTTGCGAACCACTTCGTCCATGCCGAAGTGCGACGGTTCGGGTACAACGAACTCGAAAACGCCGTCGCATGGGCGGCGGCTCCTCCCGATCAGCCCCCGACCGGGGCGGGGTGA
- a CDS encoding CBS domain-containing protein, which produces MTGDVVRAHSGTSAEEMVRWLAEHDICGLPVVDGDDKVIGVVSATDLEPVRHRAGSGAAPNAGELMSVPARTVRADDSVVRAARLMSASGVERLPVVDEEARLVGMITRRDVLQIFARPDSAIRDEVMDEIVVRALWLSPQSMEVSVHDGLVTVEGSLESSGQVAVAIRMMRQVDGVTAVVSRLTYRREAPYQEPV; this is translated from the coding sequence ATGACCGGGGATGTCGTCCGCGCGCACAGCGGGACATCCGCCGAAGAAATGGTGCGGTGGCTGGCGGAGCACGACATCTGCGGCCTGCCTGTGGTGGACGGCGATGACAAGGTGATCGGCGTGGTGTCCGCGACGGACCTGGAGCCCGTGCGGCACAGGGCCGGAAGTGGTGCGGCCCCCAACGCCGGCGAGTTGATGTCGGTTCCGGCTCGCACGGTTCGCGCCGATGACTCCGTGGTCCGTGCGGCCCGCCTCATGAGCGCGAGCGGTGTCGAGCGGCTCCCCGTGGTGGATGAGGAGGCACGGCTCGTCGGCATGATCACCCGGCGTGATGTGCTGCAGATCTTCGCCCGTCCGGACTCCGCAATCCGCGACGAAGTCATGGATGAGATCGTGGTGCGGGCGTTGTGGCTCAGCCCGCAGAGTATGGAAGTGTCGGTCCATGACGGTCTGGTGACCGTTGAGGGGAGCTTGGAGAGCAGCGGCCAAGTAGCCGTCGCGATACGGATGATGCGACAGGTCGACGGCGTCACCGCGGTCGTCAGTCGCCTCACCTACCGGCGCGAGGCTCCCTACCAAGAGCCGGTGTAG
- a CDS encoding universal stress protein, with translation MAGPLVVGVDGSDDSFRALDWAADEATRHALPLRLVHASRWERYEGTALVLSLGRPAERVLADDIVGAAAERATLRHADLDVSTQVLGDDPETVLLREGHEASAVVVGSRGRGAFTGLLLGSVGLAVAARAQCPVIVVRGDKAGLEGTHERILVGVGDSPKGSEALRFAFREAEVRGCTLEAVRAWRSPAHESTDHPLLAGEPERHHEDRAAALLDEGLAEEAGEHPAVRVRRATVEAPAHRVLAHRSAAADLLVIGAPRRQSKFGLQLGRVAHAALHHAACPVAVVSQRA, from the coding sequence ATGGCGGGCCCCCTGGTAGTGGGTGTGGACGGCTCGGACGACAGTTTCCGCGCGCTCGACTGGGCGGCGGACGAGGCCACGCGCCACGCACTGCCACTGCGCCTGGTCCACGCCTCCCGGTGGGAACGATACGAGGGCACGGCACTCGTGCTGAGCCTCGGCCGCCCTGCCGAACGGGTTCTGGCCGACGACATCGTCGGCGCCGCCGCCGAACGTGCCACCTTGCGTCATGCGGACCTCGACGTCTCCACGCAGGTTCTGGGTGACGACCCGGAGACCGTGCTGCTGCGGGAGGGGCACGAGGCGTCCGCGGTGGTCGTGGGCTCGCGTGGACGCGGCGCATTCACCGGCCTGTTGCTGGGGTCTGTGGGGCTGGCCGTCGCAGCCAGGGCCCAGTGTCCGGTGATCGTCGTGCGCGGAGACAAGGCGGGACTGGAAGGGACACACGAGCGCATCCTTGTTGGTGTCGGTGATTCACCCAAAGGCTCGGAAGCCCTCCGGTTCGCCTTCCGGGAGGCCGAGGTGCGCGGATGCACCCTCGAAGCCGTGCGCGCCTGGCGCTCGCCTGCACACGAGTCCACCGACCATCCGCTGCTCGCCGGAGAGCCGGAGCGACACCACGAGGACCGGGCAGCGGCGCTACTGGACGAGGGGCTCGCGGAGGAGGCCGGGGAGCATCCGGCGGTGCGGGTACGCCGTGCCACGGTCGAGGCGCCGGCCCACAGGGTACTGGCGCACCGCTCCGCCGCCGCGGATCTGCTGGTGATCGGAGCACCACGCCGACAGAGCAAGTTCGGCCTCCAGTTGGGGCGGGTGGCTCATGCCGCTTTGCATCACGCCGCGTGTCCGGTGGCGGTCGTGTCTCAGCGGGCGTGA
- a CDS encoding DUF1918 domain-containing protein: MQAHIGDQLVVESPTTGGIRRDGEIIGLHHEDGTPPYDVLWSDTDEVSVIFPGPDAHIRHPERRSKDSPGR, encoded by the coding sequence GTGCAGGCACACATCGGGGATCAGCTCGTGGTCGAGAGCCCGACCACCGGCGGCATTCGGCGTGACGGGGAAATCATCGGACTGCACCATGAGGACGGGACTCCGCCCTACGACGTGCTCTGGTCGGACACCGACGAGGTGTCGGTCATCTTTCCCGGCCCCGATGCGCACATCCGGCATCCTGAGCGCCGTTCCAAGGACTCCCCCGGCCGGTAG
- a CDS encoding helix-turn-helix domain-containing protein: protein MTNPETGSGSEVSRTRSDLGRRATLRRQQMGLTREEVAVRAAASPGYLQYVEEGAADPGIGFMLRLAGALETTVAELVGGTMELPAGFGKAAAHPEVLVLSQAECRALLSTHGVGRIALTIDDAPAVFPVNYTVTDELIAYRTAPEAGPAAAAGQDVALEVDHIDDAFSQGWSVLVAGHALVVTHPYEIRRLEEHAHTDPWVGDGRHQWIAIHPKRITGRRIRVMGAQAHSKATS from the coding sequence ATGACGAACCCCGAGACAGGCTCCGGCTCAGAGGTCTCCCGGACGCGCAGTGACCTGGGCCGGCGGGCCACGCTGCGCAGGCAGCAGATGGGTCTGACTCGCGAGGAGGTCGCAGTCCGGGCCGCTGCGTCACCGGGGTACCTGCAGTACGTGGAAGAAGGTGCTGCCGACCCGGGCATCGGTTTCATGCTGCGCCTCGCCGGTGCACTGGAAACCACGGTGGCCGAGCTGGTGGGAGGAACGATGGAACTGCCCGCCGGTTTCGGCAAGGCCGCGGCGCATCCCGAAGTGCTGGTGCTCAGCCAGGCGGAGTGCCGCGCACTGCTCTCCACGCACGGCGTCGGCAGAATTGCGCTGACCATCGATGACGCACCCGCCGTCTTCCCCGTGAACTACACCGTCACGGACGAGTTGATCGCCTACCGCACCGCACCGGAAGCCGGCCCGGCGGCAGCGGCCGGCCAGGATGTCGCTCTGGAGGTCGATCACATCGACGACGCCTTCAGCCAGGGCTGGAGCGTCCTGGTGGCGGGGCACGCCCTGGTGGTCACCCACCCCTACGAGATCCGTCGGCTGGAGGAACACGCGCACACCGACCCCTGGGTAGGAGACGGACGCCACCAGTGGATCGCGATCCATCCGAAGCGGATCACCGGCCGCCGGATTCGTGTCATGGGCGCCCAGGCGCACTCGAAGGCGACGTCGTGA
- a CDS encoding response regulator transcription factor encodes MDKAEAFSPERPIRVFLLDDHEVVRRGVQDLLDAEPDIEVVGDAGTADHALARGPALRPDVAVLDVRLPDGDGVSVCRELRSRMPGLGCLMLTSFDDDDALLDAIMAGAAGYVLKEIKGADLVTAVRTVASGRSMLDPATTARLMSSLRGEKSDAGSEEDVLSGLSPREREILGLIGEGMTNRQIGKRLYLSEKTVKNHISRLLAKLGVERRIQAAVLATQAAAPPDEAAAGTHQS; translated from the coding sequence ATGGACAAGGCGGAGGCATTTTCACCGGAGCGGCCGATCCGGGTGTTCCTGCTCGACGACCACGAGGTCGTCCGACGGGGGGTGCAGGATCTGCTGGATGCCGAACCCGACATCGAAGTGGTGGGTGATGCGGGTACGGCCGACCATGCGCTTGCCCGTGGCCCGGCGCTGCGCCCGGATGTAGCGGTGCTGGACGTGCGGCTGCCGGACGGGGACGGCGTGTCCGTATGCCGGGAACTGCGCTCACGCATGCCGGGTCTGGGCTGTCTGATGCTCACCTCGTTCGACGACGACGATGCGTTGCTCGACGCGATCATGGCTGGTGCGGCAGGTTATGTGCTGAAGGAGATCAAGGGGGCCGATCTCGTCACCGCGGTGCGCACGGTCGCCTCCGGGCGCTCGATGCTCGATCCGGCAACCACGGCGCGGCTGATGAGCAGTCTGCGCGGCGAGAAATCCGATGCGGGGTCCGAGGAAGATGTGTTGTCCGGGCTGTCCCCGCGGGAGCGAGAGATCCTCGGCCTGATCGGGGAAGGGATGACGAATCGCCAGATCGGCAAGCGGCTCTATCTGTCAGAGAAGACCGTCAAGAATCACATCTCCCGCCTGTTGGCGAAGCTCGGTGTGGAGCGGCGCATCCAGGCGGCAGTTCTCGCCACCCAGGCCGCCGCGCCACCTGATGAGGCAGCCGCCGGGACGCACCAGAGCTGA
- a CDS encoding Acg family FMN-binding oxidoreductase, which produces MFIQTLDDTLVKNLVADAVTAPSMHNAQPWNFSYARHSRTFTLSVDLERAMPHADPTTRGMHVGCGAALLNLRVAAAHAGHRTRTTLLPDPHAPALLAVMRLDDAHEPTDESLPGLHPAIHDRHTSRFPFSERQIPENVRAALSAAAAREGAQLTFLTTPHRETVLDLIMHAEGYNRMDADREDEQRRWTHGTTSDDPTAGIPDYAFGPVKRSGSAPLRDFAGRSTVAGRAYADFERCPQLASLSTTGDGPADWLRAGQALERVLLLATLHGLVSSFATQAVEWPDLRWILRDPVSGTGHVHMILRLGYGPRGPHTPRRPVDQVLTIKP; this is translated from the coding sequence GTGTTCATCCAGACCCTCGATGACACGTTGGTCAAGAACCTGGTCGCCGACGCCGTCACCGCGCCCTCCATGCACAATGCCCAGCCTTGGAACTTCAGCTACGCCCGGCACAGCCGCACCTTCACGCTTTCCGTAGACCTCGAACGTGCCATGCCGCACGCCGACCCCACGACGCGGGGCATGCACGTGGGCTGTGGAGCCGCCCTCCTGAACCTGCGCGTCGCCGCTGCGCATGCCGGCCATCGGACGAGGACGACGCTCCTGCCCGACCCCCATGCTCCGGCGCTCCTGGCCGTCATGCGGCTGGATGATGCCCACGAGCCCACGGACGAGTCCCTCCCCGGTCTCCATCCCGCAATCCACGACCGGCACACCAGCCGTTTCCCGTTCTCGGAGCGCCAGATCCCGGAGAACGTCCGCGCGGCCCTGAGCGCGGCCGCCGCCCGAGAAGGAGCACAGCTGACCTTTCTCACCACCCCGCACCGCGAGACCGTTCTCGACCTGATCATGCATGCCGAGGGCTACAACCGCATGGACGCCGACCGCGAGGACGAACAGCGCCGCTGGACCCATGGCACGACTTCCGACGACCCCACCGCCGGCATCCCCGACTATGCCTTCGGTCCCGTGAAACGCAGTGGATCGGCTCCTCTCCGGGATTTCGCCGGACGGAGCACCGTGGCCGGCCGCGCGTACGCGGACTTCGAACGCTGCCCCCAGCTGGCGTCACTCAGCACCACCGGCGACGGACCGGCCGACTGGCTGCGCGCGGGCCAGGCATTGGAACGCGTTCTGCTCCTGGCCACGCTCCATGGGCTGGTGAGTTCCTTCGCGACTCAGGCCGTCGAATGGCCGGACCTGCGCTGGATCCTGCGCGACCCGGTCTCCGGGACCGGGCATGTGCACATGATCCTGCGCTTGGGCTACGGCCCGCGGGGGCCGCACACACCGCGTAGGCCGGTGGATCAGGTGCTGACGATCAAGCCGTGA
- a CDS encoding universal stress protein — MEPPLVVGIDGSADALRAVDWAADEATLRGCPLRLLYASIWAPYEGPAFPVHGLRQRSPVSTDRTIAATAEERARLRAPDVVVTAEVSDEDPVYALVDASERAAAIVVGSRGHGLSGNLLGSVSLTVAARAHCPVIVQREGARAVGDDRWVVLGLGEPGSMPAAAVEFAFTEAALRGCGVEVVHAWTRPHRERVTARGGRGGESRLSHEEREKQWLDEALSRPTAAHPDLPVRRSVVESRARPALLQATSQADLLVVGAQRRRNVLGRQLGLVNHAMLHYAPCTVAVVPPEGSDG, encoded by the coding sequence ATGGAGCCTCCTCTGGTCGTCGGCATCGACGGCTCTGCTGACGCCCTGCGCGCGGTGGACTGGGCCGCCGATGAGGCCACCCTCCGTGGATGCCCGCTGCGTCTCCTGTATGCATCGATATGGGCGCCCTACGAGGGGCCTGCGTTCCCTGTCCACGGCCTTCGGCAGCGCAGTCCCGTCAGCACCGACCGGACCATTGCCGCCACCGCTGAGGAGCGGGCGCGGTTGCGGGCCCCGGACGTGGTCGTGACCGCCGAGGTGAGCGACGAGGACCCCGTCTACGCGCTGGTCGATGCGAGCGAGCGTGCCGCGGCGATCGTTGTCGGCAGCCGGGGGCACGGTCTGTCCGGCAATCTCCTCGGGTCGGTGAGCCTGACCGTGGCGGCTCGTGCCCACTGCCCGGTCATCGTGCAACGTGAAGGTGCTCGGGCCGTCGGGGACGACCGGTGGGTCGTGCTCGGGCTCGGAGAGCCGGGGAGCATGCCCGCTGCGGCCGTCGAGTTCGCCTTCACAGAAGCCGCTCTGCGCGGCTGCGGAGTCGAAGTGGTGCATGCCTGGACGCGGCCTCACAGGGAACGCGTTACCGCGCGCGGCGGCCGGGGCGGCGAGAGCAGGCTTTCCCACGAAGAGCGGGAGAAACAGTGGCTGGACGAGGCTCTCTCACGTCCCACGGCCGCGCATCCTGATCTGCCGGTGCGTCGCAGCGTGGTCGAAAGTCGTGCGCGCCCGGCGCTCTTGCAGGCCACGTCCCAGGCCGATCTGCTGGTGGTGGGGGCTCAACGGCGAAGAAACGTGCTGGGGCGGCAGCTCGGACTCGTCAACCACGCGATGCTGCACTACGCCCCGTGTACGGTCGCGGTCGTTCCCCCCGAGGGGAGCGATGGCTGA
- a CDS encoding universal stress protein: MGGAGGRASSLQLVHAWVLLTLEPSGAPSEEAEQNCWPRRITEEARAAVRSSHPDVRVDEEVVMESPASALLHSSANTELLVAGRRHTGHILPARIGHVVQAAVHHAPRPVAIVPHA, encoded by the coding sequence GTGGGCGGCGCGGGAGGCAGAGCTTCGTCACTACAGCTCGTGCACGCCTGGGTCCTGCTCACTCTGGAACCGTCCGGTGCCCCGTCGGAGGAAGCGGAGCAGAACTGCTGGCCGCGACGGATCACCGAGGAGGCCCGTGCAGCAGTCCGGTCGTCCCACCCGGACGTTCGTGTGGACGAGGAAGTGGTGATGGAGAGTCCGGCATCCGCCCTCTTGCACAGCAGCGCGAACACGGAACTCCTGGTTGCCGGCCGTCGGCACACTGGGCACATACTGCCCGCGCGTATCGGGCACGTCGTGCAAGCAGCCGTCCACCATGCCCCGCGTCCGGTAGCCATCGTCCCGCACGCCTGA
- a CDS encoding acetate--CoA ligase family protein has protein sequence MRGRHTESVRGPVGPCERHRTALGPKAHGDGLLCGYRGSSLADVAGLEDLPARLSRMADDLPEAACHPVVARPDGNTVVDARVRLMPRHARDAYLRWLP, from the coding sequence ATGCGCGGCCGGCACACGGAGTCGGTCAGAGGGCCGGTCGGTCCCTGCGAACGGCACCGGACGGCCCTCGGGCCGAAGGCGCACGGCGACGGACTGCTGTGCGGTTACCGGGGCAGCAGCCTGGCCGACGTCGCAGGTCTGGAGGACCTGCCGGCACGCCTCTCCCGCATGGCGGACGATCTTCCCGAGGCGGCATGCCATCCGGTTGTCGCCAGGCCGGACGGCAATACCGTCGTCGACGCCCGAGTCCGCCTGATGCCGCGCCACGCGCGTGACGCCTACCTGCGTTGGCTTCCCTGA
- a CDS encoding CBS domain-containing protein has protein sequence MEHTPCTVGDVMTRTVVAIGQEARFKEIVETMEQWKVSALPVLVGEGRVIGVVSEADLLPKEEFREANPDRREQLRRSDDVRKAGALTAGELMTTPALTAHAGDTLAQAARTMAFKSVKRLPVVDGEGMLQGIVSRSDLLKVFLRSDEDLAAEVRAEVVGRLFAGSAEELSVSVTDGVVTLSGRTRNTALLPVAARLVRAIEGVVEVTFDLKGPELERTGSTAVSRNFEHR, from the coding sequence ATGGAGCACACCCCGTGCACGGTCGGCGATGTGATGACTCGGACGGTGGTGGCCATCGGTCAGGAGGCGCGGTTCAAGGAGATCGTCGAGACGATGGAGCAGTGGAAAGTCAGTGCTCTGCCGGTACTTGTGGGGGAAGGGCGGGTGATCGGTGTGGTCTCCGAGGCCGACCTGCTGCCCAAGGAGGAATTCCGGGAAGCGAACCCGGACCGTAGGGAACAGCTGCGGCGGTCGGATGACGTGCGCAAGGCCGGCGCCCTGACGGCGGGGGAGCTGATGACCACGCCGGCCCTGACGGCGCATGCCGGAGACACCCTCGCTCAGGCGGCGCGGACCATGGCGTTCAAGTCCGTGAAGCGGCTTCCCGTGGTCGACGGCGAGGGGATGCTGCAGGGCATCGTCAGCCGCTCGGACCTGCTGAAGGTCTTTCTCCGGTCCGACGAGGACCTGGCGGCGGAGGTACGTGCGGAGGTCGTGGGCCGGCTGTTCGCCGGTTCCGCGGAGGAGCTGTCGGTCAGTGTCACCGATGGGGTGGTCACCCTCAGCGGCCGGACCCGGAACACGGCGCTCCTCCCCGTGGCAGCACGGCTGGTGCGGGCGATCGAGGGCGTCGTAGAGGTGACGTTCGACCTCAAAGGACCGGAACTCGAACGGACCGGGTCCACGGCGGTGAGCCGCAATTTCGAGCATCGGTAA